A stretch of Lactuca sativa cultivar Salinas chromosome 6, Lsat_Salinas_v11, whole genome shotgun sequence DNA encodes these proteins:
- the LOC111901960 gene encoding metal transporter Nramp5 — translation MSGRMQHEPRVNRISAIDQSGNASPVVHSKDYDHQEIIATQDNLQKPGWKAFLSFVGPGFLVSLAYLDPGNLETDLQAGANHRYELLWVILIGLIFALVIQSLAANLGVCTGKHLSEVCKAEYPIFVKYCLWLLAEIAVIAADIPEVIGTAFALNILFKIPVWVGVLLTGFSTLLFLGIQRYGVRKLEVLIALLVLVMAGCFFGEMSYVKPPAADLLKGMFIPKLGGRGATGDAIALLGALVMPHNLFLHSALVLSRKIPNSVQGVNNACRYFLIESGIALFIAFLINVSIIAVSGTVCSAENMPSDALERCNDLSLDSASFLLRNVLGKSSSTLYAIALLASGQSSTITGTYAGQFIMQGFLELKMRKWLRNLITRLIAITPSLIVSIIGGSSGAGRLIIIASMILSFELPFALIPLLKFSSTTTKMGPYKNSMIIIVFSWVVGLGIIGINIYYLSTSFVNWLIHSSLPRVANVFIGIIVFPVMAIYVISVLYLMLRKDVVVTFVEPTKFDPTTQVSMERGENGADRAVELSNAPYREDLADIQFP, via the exons ATGTCAGGCCGGATGCAACATGAACCACGAGTGAACCGCATTTCAGCTATTGATCAGAGTGGAAATGCATCTCCAGTTGTTCATAGCAAAGACTATGATCATCAAGAGATCATCGCTACGCAG GATAATCTTCAGAAGCCTGGATGGAAAGCTTTCCTATCGTTTGTTGGTCCTGGTTTCCTAGTTTCATTGGCTTATCTTGATCCTGGGAACT TGGAAACCGATTTACAAGCAGGAGCAAACCACAGATACGAG CTACTTTGGGTGATTTTAATTGGGTTAATCTTTGCACTTGTGATTCAATCTCTTGCTGCAAATTTAGGAGTATGCACGG GGAAGCATCTATCAGAGGTATGCAAGGCTGAATACCCAATATTTGTCAAGTATTGCCTTTGGCTGCTTGCTGAAATCGCAGTCATTGCAGCGGATATTCCCGAAG TGATTGGGACGGCTTTTGCGTTGAATATCTTATTTAAGATTCCAGTTTGGGTTGGGGTTCTTCTCACTGGTTTTAGCACCCTCCTATTTCTTGGCATTCAAAGATATGGt GTGAGGAAGCTTGAAGTATTGATAGCCCTTCTAGTTTTGGTTATGGCTGGTTGTTTCTTTGGAGAAATGAGCTATGTGAAGCCACCAGCTGCTGATTTACTAAAGGGAATGTTCATTCCAAAACTTGGTGGCCGAGGTGCTACTGGTGATGCCATTGCACTACTCGGTGCACTAGTTATGCC GCATAATCTCTTTCTTCATTCTGCTCTTGTTCTCTCCCGAAAGATACCAAATTCAGTTCAAGGCGTCAAT AATGCATGCAGATATTTCCTCATAGAAAGTGGCATTGCTCTCTTTATCGCATTTTTGATCAATGTCTCAATTATCGCTGTTTCTGGCACCGTTTGCTCAGCTGAGAACATGCCAAGTGACGCCTTGGAGCGCTGCAATGATCTTAGCCTTGACTCTGCTTCGTTTCTTCTTAGA AATGTTTTAGGGAAGTCCAGCTCCACTCTTTATGCAATTGCACTACTAGCCTCCGGTCAGAGTTCAACCATCACAGGCACTTATGCAGGACAATTTATAATGCAG GGTTTCTTGGAATTAAAGATGAGGAAATGGCTCAGAAACTTGATAACAAGATTGATAGCCATCACGCCAAGTTTAATAGTTTCGATCATTGGTGGATCTTCTGGAGCTGGAAGACTAATCATCATAGCATCG ATGATATTGTCATTTGAACTTCCATTTGCCCTCATTCCACTCCTCAAGTTTAGTAGCACGACAACAAAAATGGGTCCATACAAAAATTCAATGATT ATAATCGTCTTCTCATGGGTGGTAGGACTTGGGATTATCGGAATCAATATTTATTACCTGAGCACTTCATTTGTCAATTGGCTAATTCATAGCAGTTTGCCTAGAGTTGCCAACGTGTTCATTGGCATAATAGTGTTCCCTGTCATGGCCATCTATGTTATATCAGTACTCTACCTTATGCTTCGTAAAGATGTTGTTGTCACCTTTGTCGAACCAACTAAATTTGATCCCACCACACAAGTCAGCATGGAAAGAGGGGAAAATGGTGCTGATAGAGCAGTTGAGTTGAGTAATGCTCCTTATAGAGAGGATCTTGCTGATATACAATTCCCATGA